From a region of the Rhinatrema bivittatum unplaced genomic scaffold, aRhiBiv1.1, whole genome shotgun sequence genome:
- the LOC115082382 gene encoding F-box/LRR-repeat protein 18-like, whose product MTEMLSEESREESSISPTELSDEILLHILSYIPSTDLILNVRRVCRKLESLCLDKSLIQRVLLRKEYQASDEHVKQLLREIGREIHVLDMSGCYWLSSLTIDHVTRCKNLVKLSLSGCNLTSIRLSKMLSDLQNLRSLAIDVYPGFDAGQLSSECKATLSCVLELKQTLFTPSYGVVPCCTSLEKLLLYFEIFDRTRDGDLMSGQLMVGESNVPHYQNLRLFYARLAPGYVNQEVVRLYLAVLSDRTPENLRAFLISVPGSLAESGAIKNLLDCMARNVSLDALQLPKSWINGSSLLQNMKFSQPFYFSFSRCMLSGRQLIQRVINGGKDLRSLVSLNLSGCIHCLALDSLFRKAEDDIDSSVLETLVASCPKLKHLNLSAAHHHSSESMGKHLCQLLSRLGHLRSLSLPVCAVVDATRNADKLPSQTAATVVPCGFGKKVRIGVQSYPRNVSEQENVKLSSVFWKFLEKSLFLENLELLGSNFSSAMPRNEPAIRNSLPPCGRSQQVGDAELAAISQLTFLRNLSLAQLPGVLTGSGLISIGLKCQQLQTLSLANLGMMGNVVYMSALCEMLKHCKQLKDLRLEQPYFTANSQFFQALSQCCSLQRLCMVSRSGSLQPDAVMAFMASCHKVVVCHMFTNDTLSACRNLQQSILRSFQVHRPALNVVIFPLLHEGLTDVIRDVPIMHLDEITLFKSRVAEEPPNLWW is encoded by the exons ATGACT gAGATGCTGAGTGAGGAGAGCAGGGAAGAGAGCAGCATCAGCCCGACAGAATTGTCGGATGAGATCCTGTTGCACATCCTGAGTTATATCCCCAGCACGGACCTCATCCTGAATGTCAGGAGGGTCTGCAGGAAGCTTGAAAGCCTGTGCCTGGACAAGAGTCTGATCCAACGCGTTCTGCTTCGCAAGGAGTATCAG GCAAGTGATGAACATGTGAAGCAGCTGCTGAGAGAGATAGGACGAGAGATCCACGTACTGGACATGAGTGGCTGCTATTGGTTGTCTAGCCTCACCATTGACCACGTGACAAGGTGCAAAAACCTGGTGAAACTGAGCTTGTCTGGCTGCAATCTCACCTCCATTCGCCTCTCGAAGATGCTTTCGGACCTGCAGAATCTGCGTTCGCTGGCAATTGACGTGTACCCCGGCTTTGATGCTGGCCAGTTGAGCAGCGAGTGCAAGGCCACACTCAGCTGCGTCTTGGAGCTCAAACAGACCCTGTTCACGCCATCCTATGGGGTGGTACCTTGCTGCACCAGTCTCGAGAAGCTGCTGCTGTATTTTGAGATCTTTGACAGGACACGAGATGGTGACTTAATGTCTGGCCAGCTGATGGTTGGCGAGAGCAATGTTCCCCACTATCAGAATCTCCGCTTGTTTTATGCCAGGCTGGCTCCTGGTTATGTCAACCAGGAGGTGGTGAGATTATACTTGGCAGTGCTGAGCGATCGAACTCCAGAGAACCTCCGAGCCTTCCTCATTTCTGTTCCGGGCAGCTTGGCAGAGAGTGGAGCCATTAAAAACCTTTTGGACTGTATGGCCAGAAATGTCTCTTTGGATGCTTTGCAGTTGCCCAAGTCCTGGATAAATGGCTCTTCCCTGCTTCAAAACATGAAGTTCAGTCAACCTTTCTACTTCAGTTTCAGCCGCTGCATGCTGTCTGGGCGTCAGCTCATACAGCGAGTCATTAATGGCGGCAAGGACCTCAGAAGCTTGGTTAGTCTGAACCTTAGTGGCTGCATTCACTGCCTGGCCTTGGACTCTCTCTTCCGCAAAGCAGAGGATGACATTGACAGTAGTGTTCTGGAGACCTTAGTCGCGTCTTGCCCCAAGCTTAAACATTTGAATCTTTCTGCTGCCCATCACCACAGTTCAGAAAGTATGGGGAAACATTTATGCCAGCTCCTGTCGCGACTTGGGCATCTTCGTTCGTTATCCttgcctgtttgtgctgtggTTGATGCCACCCGAAACGCGGACAAACTTCCTTCCCAGACTGCAGCTACTGTGGTGCCTTGTGGATTTGGGAAAAAAGTTAGAATTGGGGTGCAGTCCTACCCAAGGAACGTTTCTGAGCAGGAGAACGTGAAGTTATCCTCTGTTTTTTGGAAGTTTCTGGAGAAGAGTCTCTTTTTGGAGAACCTGGAATTGCTTGGGTCCAACTTCTCCTCGGCCATGCCAAGGAACGAACCAGCGATTCGGAACTCGCTCCCCCCATGCGGCCGATCGCAGCAGGTCGGAGATGCCGAGCTGGCTGCTATAAGTCAGCTGACCTTCTTGAGGAATCTCTCCTTGGCCCAGCTTCCCGGGGTCCTCACAGGATCTGGGCTCATCAGCATTGGCTTGAAATGCCAACAGCTACAGACGCTATCCTTGGCAAACTTGGGCATGATGGGAAACGTGGTCTACATGTCTGCCTTGTGCGAAATGCTCAAGCACTGCAAGCAACTAAAAGATCTCAG gctCGAACAGCCGTACTTCACTGCGAACAGCCAGTTCTTCCAGGCGCTCAGCCAGTGCTGCTCCTTGCAACGCCTCTGCATGGTGTCTCGCAGTGGCAGCCTTCAGCCGGATGCGGTAATGGCGTTCATGGCCAGCTGCCACAAGGTTGTGGTGTGTCACATGTTTACAAACGACACTCTCTCCGCCTGCAGAAACCTCCAGCAGTCTATCTTACGCAG TTTCCAGGTGCATCGCCCTGCGCTGAACGTCGTCATTTTCCCTCTGCTGCACGAGGGCTTGACGGATGTGATCAGAGATGTTCCCATAATGCATCTGGACGAAATAACTTTGTTTAAGAGCCGGGTAGCAGAGGAGCCTCCAAACCTGTGGTGGTGA